The Thermodesulfobacteriota bacterium DNA window TGCCGGGAGCTGATGGAAAACCCGCCGGAGGCGTGGAGCGGGGTGTGGGAACTGACGGAAAAATAATGGCGAGCATCCGCCCATGACAACCCCACTGGAACTTCTGTCTCCGGCCGGCAATGCCGATATCGGCATGGCTGCTATTGACCACGGAGCCGATGCCGTCTACATCGGCGCGCCCGCTTTCAGCGCCCGTGCCTCCGCCGGCAATCAGATCGAAGATATCGCCCGGCTGATCGAATACGCCCACCGGTTCGCCGTCCGGGTGTATGTGGCGCTCAACACCATCCTGTCCGACGCGGAAATCCCGCGGGCCCTGGATCTGATCCGGATGATCCATGAATCCGACGCCGACGGCCTGATCATCCAGGATATGGGGCTGCTGGAACTGGATCTTCCGCCCCTGCCCCTGATCGCTTCCACCCAGACGCACAACACCACTCCCGAAAAAGTCCGTTTTCTGGAGGCGGCGGGATTTCATCGCGTCATTCTCGCTCGGGAGTTGTCGCTTCCGGAAATCCGGACCATACGTGACCAGACCGGGATCGAACTGGAATTTTTCGTCTACGGCGCCCTGTGCGTTTCTTACAGCGGACAATGTTATCTGAGCCAGGCGACGGCCGGTAGAAGCGGCAACCGCGGGGTCTGCGCTCAGCCCTGTCGTCACCGCTATACGCTTTCCGATGGGAACGGCCGGATTATCGTAAAAGACAAGCACCTGCTTTCCTTAAAGGATCTCAACCTGATCGACGCCATCCCCGACCTGGTCGAAGCCGGTATTACCTCCTTTAAAATCGAAGGCCGGTACAAGGATATCGGGTATGTAAAAAACGTCACGGCCGCTTTTCGCCGGCGGATCGACGCGTTTATTGCCGTCAGCCCTCTCTATCATCGCAGCAGTTCAGGGAAGGCAACGCTGACGTTTACGCCTGACCTGGAAAAAACATTCAACCGGGGAACCACCCGCTATTTTATCCATGGTCGGGACGAGAAGATCGGCGCCATCGATACGCCCAAGTCGGTCGGGAAACCCGTGGGTACGGTCACCGCGGTGGAGAAAAATTGTTTTGTCATAAAAGGTGACCCGGTTAAAAACGGTGACGGGCTCTGCTTTTTCTCCCCGTCCGGAGAATTACGGGGATTCAGGGTAAACCGGGCCGACGGGAAGCGGATTTACCCCTTCGGCAGGATGCCGGAACTGGCGGCGGGGTTCCGCCTCTACCGCAATCATGATCACCACTTTGAGACGATCCTGGGGAAAGATTCCGCCGTCCGGAAAGTCGACGTCTCTTTTCGATTTTTTCAGCAGGAAAGCCGGATCCGGCTTACGGCAATCGACGAAGACGGCAACCGGGCGGAAACCGAACTCGATTTTCCATTCCAGATCGCGCGGGAGCCGGATATTTTTCAAAAGCAACTCCATGAGCAACTGTCCAGCAGCGGCAATACCATTTATAATATCACCGGCATCGCGATCGATTCCGCCCCCCCGGGTTTTCTGCCGGTCAGCGTCATCAACCGCCTGCGCCGGGAAACACTGGGCCGGC harbors:
- a CDS encoding U32 family peptidase — protein: MTTPLELLSPAGNADIGMAAIDHGADAVYIGAPAFSARASAGNQIEDIARLIEYAHRFAVRVYVALNTILSDAEIPRALDLIRMIHESDADGLIIQDMGLLELDLPPLPLIASTQTHNTTPEKVRFLEAAGFHRVILARELSLPEIRTIRDQTGIELEFFVYGALCVSYSGQCYLSQATAGRSGNRGVCAQPCRHRYTLSDGNGRIIVKDKHLLSLKDLNLIDAIPDLVEAGITSFKIEGRYKDIGYVKNVTAAFRRRIDAFIAVSPLYHRSSSGKATLTFTPDLEKTFNRGTTRYFIHGRDEKIGAIDTPKSVGKPVGTVTAVEKNCFVIKGDPVKNGDGLCFFSPSGELRGFRVNRADGKRIYPFGRMPELAAGFRLYRNHDHHFETILGKDSAVRKVDVSFRFFQQESRIRLTAIDEDGNRAETELDFPFQIAREPDIFQKQLHEQLSSSGNTIYNITGIAIDSAPPGFLPVSVINRLRRETLGRLTDLRLNRYRPGPVPFMPNTTPYPENVLDFRANVLNRLAARFYARHGTTVSEPALEGGTDPADKILMTSKYCLLHQLDACRRFARPAFSWSEPLRLTDGRRHYRLDFDCRRCVMHVYLESADSLK